In Candidatus Abyssobacteria bacterium SURF_5, one genomic interval encodes:
- a CDS encoding hydantoinase B/oxoprolinase family protein produces MNTLDPITTEVIRCGLETIANEMGDTMIRTATTPTFSESHDFSTAIFDGAARIIALADALPIHMGASKFSVMAALEAFQDDLHTGDLIVVNDPYHGGSHLPDWTMMTPIFFEGRLVFFPVTRAHQGDTGGAVPGGYNPGAVDIWQEGLRLPPIKIYERGRPRNDIIKLLQINNREPTFLGDLKAMIGSVRVAERRLLEMLKKYGVQVVTDCLDEIIRYTERRFRAEIEEWPDGIYTGEAYLEHDCQGTRDVTVRATVTVAGDSLKIDFAGSDPQTRGFINSSVPNSYSYIFLTLSSMIDDSIPRNEGLLLPVKILLPEGTVVNPRPPAPCTACTLHAGGEIGEAVAVALATAIPEKAYPQNIKLGMPLVTYGANPYSGEFYVDQNVTMAAGWCNAACGTDGWGAMSPFFGAMTMATGELHDMYYPVLTVARQYLTDSGGAGTWRGGLGTLLRMKALAPMFMHTYVIGTRYPMRGFNGGLDGSPNSIILREGSPAEIEIEATAFEEPLSAGHMVTAKLGGGGGWGDPLTRPPQAVLDDVLDEYVSLEAARRDYGVAIDERQMRIDLEETGRLRQQLAKERAEKQHEKMVAVRYLSPEWQHMCQAAVNEDPDFINLAAGMTIELNNIIENCPDGSTRFLYWKFEKGKLVETRVGLAEEFRQTSLFTTIASYDTFMRINTAKISVEAAVVEGLVRFEGDLAEMMRFVEPLNRFTEVRRRIPTQY; encoded by the coding sequence ATGAATACTTTGGACCCGATAACGACCGAGGTGATCCGCTGCGGCCTCGAAACCATAGCCAACGAAATGGGCGACACCATGATTCGAACGGCAACCACTCCGACTTTCAGCGAGTCCCATGATTTCTCCACCGCCATCTTCGACGGCGCCGCCAGAATCATCGCGCTCGCCGACGCTTTGCCCATTCATATGGGCGCATCCAAATTCTCCGTAATGGCGGCTCTTGAAGCTTTTCAGGACGATCTCCATACCGGCGACCTCATTGTTGTCAACGATCCGTATCACGGCGGTTCTCATCTTCCTGATTGGACCATGATGACCCCGATATTCTTCGAAGGACGCCTCGTTTTCTTCCCGGTGACACGCGCCCATCAGGGCGATACCGGCGGCGCTGTTCCCGGCGGCTACAATCCCGGCGCGGTCGATATCTGGCAGGAGGGCCTGCGTCTGCCCCCGATAAAGATTTACGAACGCGGCCGCCCCAGAAACGATATCATCAAACTGCTCCAGATCAACAACCGCGAGCCGACGTTCCTCGGCGATTTGAAGGCGATGATCGGCTCGGTGAGAGTGGCCGAGCGGCGCCTCCTGGAAATGCTGAAAAAATACGGCGTGCAGGTGGTCACCGATTGCCTGGACGAGATCATCCGCTATACCGAACGCAGGTTCAGGGCTGAGATCGAGGAGTGGCCCGACGGTATCTACACCGGTGAGGCTTACCTCGAGCACGACTGCCAGGGAACACGCGACGTAACCGTTCGCGCCACAGTTACGGTTGCCGGCGACTCCCTGAAAATCGATTTCGCCGGCAGCGATCCCCAGACCCGCGGTTTCATCAACAGCTCCGTCCCCAACTCCTATTCATATATCTTCCTGACGCTGTCCAGCATGATCGACGACTCCATCCCGCGTAACGAGGGGTTGCTTCTTCCCGTTAAGATACTCCTTCCGGAAGGGACCGTAGTCAATCCGCGCCCGCCCGCTCCATGCACGGCCTGCACCCTGCACGCCGGCGGCGAGATAGGGGAGGCGGTCGCTGTCGCGCTGGCAACCGCGATACCGGAAAAAGCGTATCCTCAAAATATCAAGCTGGGAATGCCCCTCGTTACCTACGGTGCGAACCCCTATTCCGGCGAGTTTTACGTCGATCAGAATGTCACCATGGCGGCAGGCTGGTGCAACGCCGCCTGCGGAACCGACGGCTGGGGCGCAATGTCCCCCTTCTTCGGCGCAATGACGATGGCCACCGGTGAATTGCACGACATGTACTATCCTGTATTGACGGTGGCGCGGCAGTATCTGACCGACTCCGGCGGGGCCGGCACATGGCGGGGCGGCCTCGGAACCCTGCTGAGGATGAAGGCGCTGGCGCCCATGTTCATGCATACGTACGTCATCGGCACCAGGTATCCTATGCGCGGATTCAACGGCGGTCTGGATGGCTCGCCGAACAGCATCATCTTGCGCGAAGGGAGCCCTGCGGAGATCGAAATCGAGGCAACGGCTTTCGAAGAACCTCTCTCGGCCGGACACATGGTTACCGCGAAACTCGGCGGCGGCGGCGGGTGGGGCGACCCCCTCACACGCCCTCCACAGGCGGTCCTCGATGACGTCCTCGATGAATATGTATCGCTCGAAGCCGCCCGGCGCGATTATGGCGTCGCGATCGATGAGCGCCAGATGCGGATCGACCTCGAAGAAACCGGGCGACTTCGCCAACAATTGGCAAAAGAACGCGCCGAAAAACAGCACGAAAAAATGGTTGCCGTACGGTACCTCTCCCCTGAGTGGCAGCACATGTGCCAGGCGGCCGTTAACGAGGACCCGGATTTCATCAACCTGGCTGCCGGCATGACAATCGAGCTCAACAACATCATTGAAAACTGCCCGGACGGCAGCACTCGCTTCCTCTATTGGAAATTCGAAAAAGGGAAACTCGTCGAGACGCGGGTGGGGCTGGCGGAAGAATTCAG